One part of the Montipora foliosa isolate CH-2021 unplaced genomic scaffold, ASM3666993v2 scaffold_476, whole genome shotgun sequence genome encodes these proteins:
- the LOC137989835 gene encoding uncharacterized protein: protein MEWTEEKDVMLAREILLCEPFQYRVGSKERGSVWSQIATNLNTHPGFTVSQRAVRDRYGILEKKAKKRKREIENGTGISPEDSELDLALEEIIEKWEAADQDFQLDNQSKAKKLEKDKETAEEMRRMSMETLGASKNRKSDPDESAEEKRCKRRRGGSDTVQFLKEHSEMEFTFKREELEAKKSEQSLLTEQQKQPQQMISMFQQQLQQQNQQQQLQQQQMQQQLQQMQTMFMESQKQQAQLMATLFQKMSEHK, encoded by the coding sequence ATGGAGTGGACAGAAGAAAAAGATGTGATGCTCGCCCGAGAAATCCTTCTTTGTGAGCCCTTTCAATATAGGGTTGGCTCAAAAGAACGTGGTTCGGTGTGGAGCCAAATAGCGACAAATCTGAATACTCATCCAGGGTTCACAGTGTCACAGAGAGCTGTTAGAGATCGTTACGGCATCCTCgagaaaaaagccaaaaagcgaAAACGTGAAATTGAAAATGGAACTGGCATCTCCCCTGAAGATTCAGAGCTTGATTTAGCCCTTGAAGAAATCATAGAAAAATGGGAAGCGGCTGATCAAGATTTCCAGCTTGATAACCAAAGCAAGGCGAAAAAACTAGAAAAGGACAAAGAAACAGCAGAGGAGATGCGGAGAATGTCAATGGAAACTCTCGGTGCTTCTAAGAATAGGAAATCCGATCCAGATGAGTCAGCGGAAGAGAAGCGGTGTAAAAGGCGGCGAGGTGGCAGCGACACAGTCCAGTTTCTAAAAGAGCATAGTGAGATGGAGTTTACGtttaaaagagaagagctcGAGGCCAAGAAAAGTGAGCAGTCGCTTTTAACTGAGCAACAGAAGCAACCACAACAGATGATTTCCATGTTCCAGCAACAACTACAGCAAcagaaccaacaacaacaactacaacaacagcAGATGcagcaacaactacaacagatGCAAACTATGTTTATGGAATCCCAGAAGCAGCAAGCGCAGCTTATGGCCACCTTATTTCAGAAAATGTCAGAACACAAATAG